A genome region from Coprococcus phoceensis includes the following:
- a CDS encoding IS30 family transposase, whose protein sequence is MANQKGSRQLKHNDRIRLEALYNAGHKVVEIAEILNVHRSTIYNELKRGQYEHLNSDYTREMRYSADLAQRKYEENLKVRGTQLKIGNDIKLANYIEDKIINEDYSPDAIIGELTAEGRWGEFQTRICTTTVYSYIDKGIFLKVTNKDLPVKKNKKRKYNKVKKQKRVEAGESIENRPEAINNREEFGHWEMDSVIGQRGKSKNTLLTLTERKTRAEIIFKLPDHSAEAVVAAVDRLEKRWGEMFKTVFKSITVDNGTEFAYCAELERSAIGEGKRTKMYYCHPYSSWERGTNEVTNKMVRRRVPKGTNFDGRTEEEIQAVEEWINKYPRRIHGYKSAGQLFDEELKRIS, encoded by the coding sequence ATGGCAAATCAAAAGGGTAGCAGACAATTAAAACACAATGATAGAATCAGATTAGAAGCCTTGTATAATGCAGGGCACAAGGTTGTAGAGATTGCAGAGATTTTAAATGTACACCGCAGTACGATTTATAACGAGTTGAAGCGTGGGCAATATGAACATTTGAACAGTGATTATACAAGAGAAATGAGATACAGCGCAGACCTTGCACAACGGAAATATGAGGAAAATTTAAAAGTGCGAGGAACACAATTAAAGATAGGAAATGATATTAAGCTGGCAAATTACATAGAGGACAAAATAATAAATGAAGATTACAGCCCGGACGCAATCATAGGGGAACTGACAGCAGAGGGACGCTGGGGAGAATTTCAAACCAGAATATGCACCACTACAGTATACAGCTATATTGATAAGGGAATCTTTTTAAAGGTAACAAATAAGGATTTGCCAGTAAAGAAGAACAAAAAGCGCAAATATAATAAGGTAAAGAAACAGAAAAGGGTAGAAGCAGGGGAAAGCATAGAAAACAGACCAGAAGCAATAAACAACCGGGAAGAGTTCGGACATTGGGAAATGGATAGCGTAATAGGACAGCGGGGGAAATCGAAAAATACATTGCTGACACTCACGGAGCGAAAGACACGAGCAGAAATTATTTTTAAATTGCCAGATCACAGTGCAGAGGCAGTAGTGGCAGCAGTTGACAGATTAGAGAAACGCTGGGGCGAAATGTTTAAGACGGTGTTTAAGAGTATCACAGTAGACAACGGCACAGAGTTTGCGTATTGCGCAGAGTTGGAGCGTTCAGCGATAGGCGAGGGGAAAAGAACCAAAATGTATTATTGCCACCCGTACAGCAGTTGGGAGCGTGGCACAAACGAGGTAACAAATAAAATGGTACGCCGCCGAGTTCCAAAGGGTACAAATTTTGACGGACGGACAGAGGAAGAAATACAGGCAGTGGAAGAGTGGATAAATAAGTATCCAAGGCGCATACATGGGTATAAATCAGCAGGGCAGTTATTTGATGAAGAACTTAAAAGAATCAGTTAA
- a CDS encoding helix-turn-helix domain-containing protein gives MTIEEARKQRGMSRREVSEWLEIPYRTLTNWENGIRSCPHYIEKLIVEKILQGK, from the coding sequence ATGACGATTGAAGAGGCACGCAAACAGCGGGGCATGAGCAGGCGTGAGGTATCGGAATGGTTAGAGATACCATATAGAACGCTGACAAACTGGGAGAACGGGATACGGAGCTGCCCGCATTACATTGAAAAGCTGATAGTAGAAAAGATATTGCAGGGCAAATAG
- a CDS encoding helix-turn-helix domain-containing protein, translated as MKIYAYKGKDNLCGERIRLARAKNRITQSDLAARMQVAGVTIERDSISRIERGTRIVTDYELKIFSKALGVSMEWLTDESGTL; from the coding sequence ATGAAAATATACGCATACAAAGGGAAAGATAATTTATGTGGGGAACGCATAAGGTTGGCGAGAGCGAAAAACAGAATTACACAAAGCGATTTAGCAGCACGTATGCAGGTAGCTGGGGTTACAATAGAAAGAGATTCGATAAGCCGGATAGAGCGGGGCACAAGAATTGTAACAGATTACGAATTGAAAATATTTTCTAAAGCGTTGGGCGTAAGCATGGAATGGCTGACAGACGAAAGCGGGACACTGTAA
- a CDS encoding exonuclease domain-containing protein codes for MFISIGIDENGKPFVATSDKSEKPSRPNKGHSLIAAPDTYTVIDIETTGLDSRYCEIIELSALRYSNGSLVDSFTTLVKPTEPIDSFITELTGITNDLVADAPTISDAIKSFYDFVGSDILVGYNVNFDINFIYDVLQDTHSIDFTNSFVDVMRFARKLLPELKNHKLETVAAHYKVSSPAHRSYADCEACNTCYQALLSDAISQYGDFDSFKASYSSRQLHAKDITATTDNFDISHPLYGKLCVFTGTLEKMQRKDAMQLVVNLGGQCGDNVTAKTNYLILGNNDFCSLIKDGKSNKQKKAESLILKGKDIQILSENVFYDLVLNQ; via the coding sequence ATGTTCATTTCTATCGGTATTGATGAAAACGGGAAACCTTTTGTTGCTACGTCTGATAAATCAGAAAAACCCAGCCGCCCAAATAAAGGGCACAGCCTCATTGCCGCACCAGATACTTATACGGTAATCGACATTGAAACAACCGGGCTGGACTCCCGTTATTGTGAAATCATCGAACTATCCGCACTGCGCTACTCAAACGGTTCTTTAGTTGATTCTTTTACTACTCTTGTTAAACCCACCGAACCTATTGACAGCTTTATAACCGAATTGACCGGGATAACAAACGATCTGGTTGCTGATGCTCCCACCATTTCCGATGCAATTAAATCTTTCTATGATTTTGTCGGTTCTGATATCCTTGTAGGATATAACGTAAATTTCGATATCAATTTTATTTATGACGTATTGCAGGATACGCACAGCATTGATTTTACCAATTCCTTTGTTGATGTAATGCGCTTTGCAAGGAAACTGCTGCCGGAACTGAAAAACCACAAACTAGAAACGGTTGCCGCTCATTATAAAGTTTCTTCCCCGGCGCACCGCTCCTATGCTGATTGTGAAGCCTGCAACACCTGCTATCAAGCATTGCTTTCTGATGCAATTTCACAATACGGGGACTTTGACAGCTTTAAGGCTTCTTATTCCAGCCGCCAGCTACATGCAAAAGATATTACGGCAACTACAGATAATTTTGATATCAGCCACCCGCTTTACGGCAAGCTCTGTGTATTCACTGGCACATTAGAAAAGATGCAGCGTAAAGATGCCATGCAACTTGTGGTAAACCTCGGCGGGCAGTGCGGGGATAACGTCACAGCCAAAACAAATTATTTAATTCTCGGCAATAATGATTTTTGCAGTCTCATAAAAGACGGTAAAAGCAATAAACAGAAAAAGGCTGAATCACTTATTTTAAAAGGCAAGGACATACAGATTTTATCTGAAAACGTATTTTATGATCTGGTTTTAAATCAGTAG
- a CDS encoding endolysin-like domain-containing protein gives MSVLIGHASISENGTINGKKGDQTGKEVCVRNFYSKPWDFMAIHPDANVREKHAKAVEAGCANNNIGYGQGDRNTLNTEAKKVNYDLSKVGLCNTDCSEFQNVCAVASGAAGVTHGSNGWTTATMRNALKAAGYKIITDSAFLKNENYCVRGAIYVKESSHTVCGLTNGTYAAQTLAKAGIGGYAGNNNYSGKGIGTAVAKCDMNIRSVAEVKSNTVYSSIKAGTKVEVLEVLANGWYKIVWAGASCGYAYTSNTNNKYYTYTANSKNNSTSTSGSSGLKQTQKPESALCFDKTLAGAYVVTADKLHMRAGAGKTKADYGTIAEGGKVHCYGYYNKEKGTGAKWLYVACGNVTGYCHSDYLKRA, from the coding sequence ATGAGCGTATTGATTGGACACGCAAGCATCAGCGAGAACGGAACTATTAACGGAAAAAAGGGAGATCAGACGGGAAAAGAGGTATGTGTAAGAAACTTTTATAGTAAACCATGGGATTTTATGGCAATCCACCCGGACGCAAACGTAAGAGAGAAGCACGCAAAAGCGGTAGAGGCAGGCTGTGCAAATAACAATATCGGATACGGACAGGGCGATAGAAACACGCTGAACACAGAGGCAAAGAAAGTAAATTATGATTTGTCAAAAGTAGGGCTGTGCAATACGGACTGTAGCGAGTTCCAGAACGTGTGCGCCGTTGCATCTGGCGCAGCAGGCGTAACGCATGGCAGTAATGGGTGGACTACAGCAACCATGCGTAACGCATTAAAGGCTGCGGGCTACAAAATCATTACAGACAGTGCATTTCTGAAAAATGAAAATTACTGTGTAAGAGGTGCAATCTATGTAAAAGAAAGCTCACACACCGTATGCGGGCTGACAAATGGAACATACGCAGCACAGACGCTTGCAAAAGCCGGGATTGGCGGGTACGCCGGAAATAACAACTATTCTGGCAAAGGAATTGGTACAGCGGTTGCAAAATGCGATATGAACATCAGAAGCGTAGCAGAAGTAAAGAGCAATACTGTATACAGTTCGATTAAAGCGGGCACAAAAGTAGAAGTGCTGGAGGTGTTGGCAAATGGCTGGTATAAGATTGTATGGGCGGGCGCATCTTGCGGCTATGCTTATACATCGAATACAAACAATAAGTATTATACATATACCGCCAACAGCAAAAACAACAGTACCAGCACAAGCGGCAGCAGTGGATTAAAGCAGACGCAGAAACCAGAATCAGCGTTGTGTTTTGATAAGACGCTGGCGGGTGCATATGTTGTTACAGCGGACAAATTGCACATGAGAGCAGGAGCAGGAAAAACAAAAGCGGACTATGGAACTATCGCAGAGGGTGGCAAAGTACATTGTTACGGATATTACAACAAAGAAAAGGGGACAGGTGCAAAATGGCTGTATGTTGCCTGCGGAAACGTAACGGGATACTGCCATAGCGATTATCTGAAAAGAGCATAA
- a CDS encoding XkdX family protein — protein MYEELKKKYDKGYITKATLKGWVRIERKVKGRGITEEQYEQITGEKYEA, from the coding sequence ATGTACGAAGAACTGAAAAAGAAATACGATAAAGGCTATATCACAAAGGCAACATTAAAAGGCTGGGTACGCATTGAGCGTAAGGTAAAGGGCAGAGGGATTACAGAGGAACAGTACGAGCAGATTACAGGCGAAAAATACGAGGCATAG
- a CDS encoding RNA-directed DNA polymerase, which produces MISFNGVSEQLYIPEEQIKDIYNASKGKSKKEQAQIVKANVEHYRKELDKRLKNNTFAPKRHKTKIIQENSCKKTRKIVKPQYMYEQMAHHSVMRVFVPIAMRGMYYHVYGSIPGKGVHRGKRTVERWIREDSRNCKYIYKLDIRHFFESVPHRRLKKALKRKIRDRELLKKLFIIIDSHKPGLPLGYYPSQWFGNFYLQPLDHFIMEQLHVKHYIRYMDDMVIFGNNKKELHKARLQIEKFITEELGLQIKKNWQVFRFDYVDRKGKRRGRPLDFMGFKFYRDRTTIRKSILQGIRGKVNRVKRKEKITWVDAGSLLSRLGWIWHSDTYAYYERYIKPYVKVKVLKTLVSKHARKENIRNGMVRSRKHRRRKTERAGYNKQPAPCI; this is translated from the coding sequence ATGATTAGTTTTAATGGCGTAAGCGAACAACTGTATATACCAGAGGAACAAATAAAAGATATATACAATGCATCAAAAGGAAAGAGTAAGAAAGAACAGGCGCAGATAGTAAAAGCGAATGTAGAACACTACAGAAAAGAACTGGATAAAAGATTAAAGAACAATACATTTGCACCGAAAAGACATAAAACAAAAATCATACAGGAAAATTCTTGTAAGAAAACACGAAAGATAGTAAAGCCACAATATATGTATGAGCAAATGGCGCACCATTCCGTAATGCGGGTATTTGTGCCGATTGCAATGAGGGGAATGTATTACCATGTGTACGGGAGTATACCGGGAAAAGGTGTACACAGAGGAAAAAGAACCGTAGAACGGTGGATAAGAGAGGATAGCAGAAACTGCAAGTACATATATAAGCTGGATATACGGCATTTCTTTGAGAGTGTGCCGCACAGAAGATTAAAGAAAGCACTAAAACGGAAAATCAGAGATAGGGAGTTGCTAAAGAAATTATTTATTATCATAGACAGCCATAAACCGGGGCTGCCATTGGGCTATTACCCGTCACAGTGGTTCGGTAATTTTTATTTGCAGCCACTAGATCACTTTATCATGGAGCAGTTACATGTAAAGCATTACATACGGTATATGGACGATATGGTTATATTCGGAAACAATAAAAAGGAACTGCATAAAGCGAGGCTGCAAATTGAGAAATTTATAACGGAAGAGCTGGGATTACAAATAAAGAAAAACTGGCAGGTATTCCGTTTTGACTATGTAGACAGAAAAGGCAAGCGCAGAGGCAGACCACTGGACTTTATGGGGTTCAAATTTTATAGAGATAGAACAACGATACGAAAGAGCATATTACAGGGCATACGTGGCAAGGTCAACCGGGTAAAGCGAAAAGAAAAGATTACGTGGGTAGATGCAGGTAGTTTACTTTCTAGGCTGGGCTGGATTTGGCATAGTGACACTTACGCATATTACGAAAGATACATAAAACCATATGTAAAAGTGAAAGTGCTAAAAACGCTGGTTTCAAAGCACGCAAGAAAGGAGAACATACGCAATGGAATGGTACGCAGCAGAAAGCACCGCAGAAGAAAAACCGAAAGAGCTGGATATAACAAGCAGCCCGCACCTTGTATATAA
- a CDS encoding BppU family phage baseplate upper protein, with protein sequence MALQNVQRIQIELDGSAPFEYVVAKAGEKESRIVEVTLLENKKEFTIPAGTTAKIKYYKPDGKFVLNNATISGNVITVTYTEQMLAVSGTGRGEIVLYNGTAVLRSATYYTKITPTVYKENGLISDNEFLDMAESIIAMNKQTDKAINATKSAEQAATDANTAAAAANSAAKAGNAAAAAGNNAAKAANDAAEAANAAANSVDKTKKDATAAAGAANSAANAANEAATAANNAAKAGNAAAAAGNSAAKAANDAASAANEAKANTVTATQNAQTATSEANTKAAAANNAAAAANKAAAACENMAKGINSMTDGTTGITYTIGINGGMVYLESV encoded by the coding sequence ATGGCGTTACAGAATGTACAGAGAATACAGATTGAGCTTGACGGCAGCGCACCTTTTGAGTATGTCGTGGCGAAAGCTGGGGAAAAAGAAAGCCGGATAGTAGAAGTTACACTATTGGAGAATAAGAAAGAGTTTACCATACCAGCCGGGACAACAGCCAAAATCAAGTATTACAAGCCGGACGGCAAATTTGTATTAAACAATGCCACAATAAGCGGAAATGTTATTACAGTGACATATACAGAGCAGATGCTGGCGGTTTCCGGCACTGGGCGTGGGGAAATTGTTTTATACAACGGAACAGCCGTATTACGAAGCGCAACGTATTACACGAAGATTACGCCAACGGTGTACAAGGAAAACGGGCTGATAAGCGATAATGAGTTTCTGGATATGGCAGAAAGCATTATTGCGATGAATAAGCAGACTGATAAGGCGATAAATGCAACCAAGAGCGCAGAACAGGCTGCAACAGATGCCAATACAGCAGCGGCAGCAGCAAACAGCGCAGCGAAAGCCGGAAATGCAGCAGCCGCAGCCGGGAACAATGCAGCCAAGGCGGCAAACGATGCAGCAGAGGCAGCAAATGCGGCGGCAAACAGCGTAGACAAGACAAAGAAAGATGCGACAGCGGCAGCAGGAGCAGCCAACAGTGCAGCAAATGCAGCCAACGAAGCCGCTACAGCCGCCAACAATGCGGCGAAAGCAGGAAATGCAGCAGCCGCAGCCGGGAACAGCGCAGCTAAGGCAGCGAATGATGCAGCATCGGCGGCAAATGAAGCCAAAGCCAATACAGTAACAGCAACACAGAACGCACAGACAGCAACCAGCGAGGCGAACACAAAGGCAGCCGCCGCCAATAATGCAGCCGCAGCGGCAAATAAAGCGGCGGCAGCCTGTGAGAATATGGCAAAGGGAATTAACAGCATGACGGACGGCACAACGGGCATTACCTACACAATAGGGATTAATGGCGGCATGGTGTATTTAGAATCAGTATAA
- a CDS encoding phage tail spike protein, producing MIPILYDALEKDFTTNGIGFLTDAVSCIVTEERNGIYELALTYPTKGHLAKYLENDAIIKAKANDEDNPQLFRIYNHTKAVGENTTWYGEHISYELNGNPVDCFTVSEVNGERALHELLDAAILPHEFTCASDITTTNSTSIDGAVSVRNAMGGTEGSLLDVWGGEYHYDNYRVELLKARGVDNGVTIEYGKNLIDAKQEKNIADVVTVIFPYAKYTAEGAEQKTYITLPEKVLQHENANKYATLRCEIVDFSGEWESGTIITTDMLRAKAKEYLGKLSIEPKVNITLSFASLKKTKDYKNIKAFESVKLCDIVTVKILPLDINVKAKITKVKYDSIKERYESLEIGAARTNLTKTITAAQKEAQELIVKNQTRAEQIKKQIENTIKNVTAAITGNSGGYVVLHPEKNPQEIFILDTPDTSKAKNVWRWNLAGLGHSSTGVNGEFTTAITADGQIVADFITAGELTGAILKAGTVYAEALDVEYRNKVTKHATDAAEAALNSAKQYANGLQESTNKEIQDVNNAIDDINNELETTVADGIITESEKAAIQKMLQIIVKEKEEADAKHEELFDNDYVPSAELNAMHKAWLTVFGTANTAKYNVLVTAINNVINSETKEEIEKNMETYRTAYSEYGSAVTEYQTAVSIAIEAAANAYAAEKANSVGETVTKEMTAKIESTASEITLLCKTIEEHNMHNYVAGGDFKDGFTDEWYTSSENNEVITDSTLGVCAKISKTSSTPSYIRCKIGVLPAGTYRVRYKAAAASGSESNARVQCTFYSTQTTAYGLLKSTEWTTVEREVTLPESTSTRYLYLYAYTQGAAVYVKDVEVLGQMSVYTEAQLKINSDSITQEVKRAKGIEDELRASIKVNAENITSCVTKGNVGSYITQYYNNVIVAFNNSSKYVQINAGEIAIYDYGVSASKKRAVFDEQGNHFYRDNYYVGKIGTNQWVDNNAHKGLVFDLETQGKYMAWAQKPTEGASSYTTILCYSRANSIFTQVGLHLGCNMYGHGWILDNVDLRNCSANGYTTFTGTLPVVLEIHKTDNNGGIGWTYGNVYIKNGLITSIPQ from the coding sequence TTGATACCGATTCTATATGATGCCTTAGAAAAAGATTTTACGACAAATGGAATAGGGTTTTTAACAGATGCGGTAAGCTGCATTGTAACCGAGGAAAGAAACGGAATATATGAGCTTGCGTTGACGTATCCGACAAAAGGACATTTGGCGAAATACTTAGAGAATGACGCAATCATAAAAGCAAAGGCGAATGATGAAGATAACCCGCAGCTTTTCCGTATTTACAACCATACGAAAGCTGTAGGAGAAAATACAACATGGTACGGGGAACATATCAGTTATGAACTGAACGGCAACCCGGTAGACTGTTTTACAGTAAGTGAGGTAAACGGAGAACGGGCATTACATGAGTTGCTGGACGCAGCGATATTGCCGCATGAGTTTACCTGTGCAAGTGATATTACCACAACCAACAGCACCAGTATAGACGGGGCTGTAAGCGTCAGAAACGCTATGGGCGGCACAGAGGGCAGCTTATTGGACGTATGGGGTGGAGAATATCACTACGACAATTACAGAGTAGAGCTTTTAAAAGCAAGGGGCGTAGACAATGGCGTAACGATTGAGTACGGCAAGAATCTGATAGATGCAAAGCAGGAAAAGAATATTGCAGATGTTGTAACGGTAATTTTCCCATATGCGAAATATACCGCAGAGGGAGCGGAGCAGAAAACATACATAACATTGCCGGAAAAGGTATTACAGCATGAGAATGCAAACAAATATGCAACGCTGCGGTGTGAGATTGTAGACTTTTCCGGGGAATGGGAAAGCGGAACAATAATTACTACTGACATGCTGCGAGCAAAGGCAAAAGAGTATTTGGGCAAATTAAGTATAGAGCCAAAAGTAAATATTACCTTGTCTTTTGCATCGTTGAAGAAAACCAAAGATTATAAAAATATAAAGGCTTTTGAGAGTGTAAAGCTGTGCGATATTGTTACGGTTAAAATCTTGCCGCTTGATATCAACGTAAAAGCAAAGATTACGAAAGTAAAATATGACAGCATAAAAGAACGTTACGAATCGCTTGAAATTGGAGCAGCCCGCACGAATCTGACTAAAACCATTACTGCGGCACAGAAAGAGGCGCAGGAGCTGATAGTAAAGAACCAGACAAGAGCGGAGCAAATCAAAAAGCAGATTGAGAACACCATTAAAAATGTGACTGCGGCAATCACTGGCAACAGCGGTGGTTATGTGGTATTACACCCGGAAAAGAACCCACAGGAAATATTTATACTTGATACGCCGGATACGTCAAAAGCTAAAAACGTATGGCGTTGGAATCTTGCCGGACTGGGGCACAGCAGTACGGGAGTAAATGGAGAGTTCACGACAGCAATAACCGCAGACGGTCAGATAGTAGCAGATTTTATTACCGCCGGGGAATTAACCGGGGCAATATTAAAAGCTGGGACAGTGTATGCAGAGGCGTTAGATGTTGAGTACAGGAACAAAGTAACTAAACACGCAACAGATGCAGCAGAGGCAGCATTAAACAGCGCAAAGCAGTATGCGAATGGGTTACAAGAAAGTACCAACAAAGAAATTCAAGACGTAAATAACGCTATTGACGATATCAACAATGAACTGGAAACAACAGTAGCAGACGGGATAATAACGGAATCTGAAAAGGCTGCCATACAGAAAATGTTGCAGATCATTGTGAAAGAAAAAGAAGAGGCAGACGCAAAACACGAAGAGTTATTTGATAATGATTATGTGCCGTCTGCGGAATTGAATGCAATGCATAAAGCGTGGCTTACTGTATTTGGAACTGCCAATACTGCCAAATATAATGTGCTGGTTACAGCAATCAACAACGTTATAAATTCTGAAACAAAAGAAGAGATTGAAAAAAACATGGAAACATACCGAACAGCATACAGCGAGTATGGCAGTGCGGTTACGGAGTATCAAACAGCCGTTTCTATTGCAATAGAGGCAGCAGCAAATGCCTATGCAGCAGAGAAAGCAAACAGTGTGGGCGAAACCGTCACAAAGGAAATGACGGCAAAAATTGAAAGCACAGCATCAGAAATTACATTGCTATGCAAAACTATTGAAGAGCATAACATGCACAATTATGTAGCAGGTGGAGATTTCAAGGACGGTTTTACAGATGAATGGTATACGAGCAGTGAAAATAATGAGGTTATTACGGATAGCACGCTGGGGGTATGCGCCAAGATCTCAAAAACTTCCAGCACACCATCATACATACGGTGCAAGATTGGCGTATTGCCAGCCGGAACGTATAGAGTGCGGTATAAGGCAGCAGCGGCAAGCGGGAGCGAAAGCAACGCAAGAGTACAGTGTACTTTTTATTCCACACAGACAACGGCATACGGATTACTGAAAAGCACAGAATGGACAACCGTAGAAAGAGAGGTAACATTACCAGAAAGCACCAGCACAAGGTATTTATATTTGTATGCCTATACGCAAGGGGCAGCGGTATATGTAAAAGATGTAGAAGTGCTGGGGCAGATGTCGGTATATACAGAGGCACAGTTAAAAATAAACAGTGATTCTATTACGCAGGAAGTTAAAAGAGCAAAAGGGATAGAGGACGAATTAAGAGCCTCTATTAAAGTAAATGCTGAAAATATCACAAGCTGCGTAACAAAAGGAAATGTAGGTAGCTATATTACACAGTACTACAACAATGTCATTGTTGCATTTAATAACAGCTCAAAATATGTGCAGATTAACGCAGGAGAAATTGCAATTTATGATTATGGTGTAAGTGCCTCTAAAAAACGTGCTGTATTTGATGAACAGGGAAACCATTTTTACCGAGATAATTATTATGTTGGAAAAATTGGCACAAACCAGTGGGTAGATAATAATGCACATAAAGGGCTTGTATTTGATTTAGAAACGCAAGGAAAGTATATGGCATGGGCACAAAAACCTACAGAGGGGGCAAGCAGTTATACAACCATATTATGTTATTCGAGGGCGAACAGCATATTTACACAAGTGGGCTTACATCTGGGGTGCAATATGTATGGGCATGGCTGGATACTGGACAATGTAGACCTGCGGAACTGTAGCGCAAATGGTTATACAACTTTTACAGGGACATTACCAGTTGTATTGGAAATACATAAAACAGACAATAACGGCGGTATTGGTTGGACATATGGAAACGTGTATATAAAGAATGGCTTAATAACAAGTATTCCACAATAA